AATTTTTACCGATCAAGTGATCATTGAGGAAAGTTTACTAATCTTGTCCGTCAAGATTGGCAAAAGCTTACAGTAAAATCGGAATAATACCAAATCCGTTTTTAATAATATCATTAACTGCCAATCAAACTTTAAAAACCCAGTTATGGATTGTTTCTTGCTGCTCCGGCGCTCCCCGCTTCCACAAGGACACAAGTTAACTTGTGTCCTTTTTTAGTCTCAAAATCAGAAATTAGGCTAATCCGACTAATTTAGCGCTGTATTCCCACACTTTTGCCCCTCTTTCCTCGTCGCGAGCTTGAGGAGAAACCCTTTGCACAAAGGATTTACCCTCTTTTTTCTGACGGTTGCCCCAACTCCAGTAAGCACCAGATTGACGGTATTCGGGGTCAGCCACCACCATAGCGACTCTTTCCCCGGCTAATTCTTGGGAAACATAGCCACCGGTGATATTTTTCTGGAACCAGGGGAAAAACTGCTGGAAAAAGGGGTAATGGTTGCGGAAAAGGGGTGTATCGGCCACACAACCCGGATAGAGGGAAGTAAAAGTGATTCCGGTCGATTGGTGATAGCGTTTGTGCAGTTCCCGCATGGTGAGAACATTACACACCTTACTATCTTTGTAGGCCTTGACCGATTCAAATTTTTTGCCGTCGGCCATAGTAATCGGGGTTTTGAAACCCTTGGCAAACCCCTCCAAATCGCCCAAATCGGGACGAGGAGGAATTTTACCGCCTAATTCATCGGGATTATGGGTGACAGTGCCGAGAATGACTAAACGGCGGTCGGGAGAAGGGGAATTTTTTAGATCTTCCAAGAGCAAATTTGACAACAGGAAATGACCTAAATGATTGGTGGCCATGCTCAATTCATAACCGTCGGGACTTCTTAAGGGTTCTTTGAGCAAAGGCAGATAGATAGCGGCATTGCAGACTAAAGCGGTTAGGGGTCTGCCCAAGGCCCGGAAATTTTTAACGAAGCGCCGGACGCTATCGAGGGAACCGAGGTCGATAAATTCAATACAGTAGTTATCCCGGGGAATGTTCAATTCCTTGGCAGCCTGTTCCATTTTCGGGATATCCCGACAGGCCATAACCACAAACCAACCTCTTTGAGCAAGGGATTTAGCGGCGTAGAGACCGACTCCAGAAGTTGTCCCAGTAATGATCACCGTGGGTTTTTGATCTTGTACCATTTTTTGATAGTTTTCGTTAATCGCTCTGGTCTAGGGAATATCCAAGGGATTCCGATTATAAATTTTATCTCAAATGTCGGGGTTTCATCCCGTCCCTAAAAGCGACGGGATGAAACCAAGCGCCAATATAAAACAGCACTTCGACACATTTCGACAGGCTCAATGTAAAGGCTCAACGTAAAGGCTCAGTGACACGAAGCACGATTAAAAATAAGCGTCCAGTCTCCTGACAAAATCTCGAATAACTTCTTCTTGTAAGGGTCTTGACCTACTCAGGCCAAATAGCTACCATGTAAGTAGAGCGGATAGGGTAATCAACCGCTTTAAAAACCCATGTAGTCTAACCACTACGCTATCTGCACCTTGACAATTAAAGATATGGGGTTCTACTCAATAGTTCTAGTTTCCCCCTGCTCGTGATGTAAAATCTTTACAGGAAATAGACAAAGCAGTATTTGAAGCTAACGTTTCAATTCAAGCAAACTTTGTACCCCCCCCTTGCCCCCCCCCGACGTCGGGGGGGGCAAGGGGGACTATCGTAGGGCATACGAAAAGTAACGCTTAGGGAGAGAACCACCTCTGGGTTGGATAACGCAAGGCATCTAATTTAAGTGGACTCGTTGAACTAAGAATCCCGAAGCGCTTAGTGCGACGGGAGTGTCAAATAACTTCAAATTTTCGTGAGTGTTCACTTATCAGTAATCAGTTATCAGTTATCAGTGATCAGTTATCAGATTTAAGTTTACCGATCTCCCCACTTCCCCACTTCCCCAATTCATAATTCATAACTAACGAATGGGTTTAGCTAAATCACCGACTTTAAAACCATTACCGGTAATGATGCGACCGACGCTAGATTGACCATCAGCTTCGACAATTTCGAGAGTGCCAATCGGTTGAGTAATCTGACGGATAACCTTACCCGTTTGCGGATCCTTGACCGTTTGAGTCGTCCGTTCGATGGAAATGCGTAAACCGACACGATAACCTTCTCCCGTACCTTTATTGAGAATTACCTGATTTCCCGCCACGGCAGCCACTAAAGCGGTGACAGTCGGGAGCGAGCGAGGTGTAGCGGCGATTTGGTCGGCTTTATCATTGAGATTATCCACCACCCGCGCCACTGCCTTATCGGTGGCAATACTGAGTAATTTCCCTTCGTTGGAGGTTTGGGAACCACCCCCAACTCCTAAAACCACGGTTGAACCATCGGATTGATTGGCAGTACCATCTCCCTGAGCGGTGGTAATAATTTCGGCCGTGGTGGTATTAATTGCCCGGACATTCAACTTGACAAAAGCATCGGTTTCTGTCTTGGCAGTGC
This Microcystis wesenbergii NRERC-220 DNA region includes the following protein-coding sequences:
- a CDS encoding CsgG/HfaB family protein, with protein sequence MFDQDSIRGFSALITLVGVASSLGFSFNAPAFSQATSNNLPLLLAQKSEKVRVAVLDFDYSGLSNPQWLTFLNGGASGVSDILVNKLVESGRYTVIERSRIDAVLREQNFGASGRVDAATAAQIGQILGVDVVIIGSITQFDLQKKQSGGSFIIFSTAKTETDAFVKLNVRAINTTTAEIITTAQGDGTANQSDGSTVVLGVGGGSQTSNEGKLLSIATDKAVARVVDNLNDKADQIAATPRSLPTVTALVAAVAGNQVILNKGTGEGYRVGLRISIERTTQTVKDPQTGKVIRQITQPIGTLEIVEADGQSSVGRIITGNGFKVGDLAKPIR
- a CDS encoding protochlorophyllide reductase; this encodes MVQDQKPTVIITGTTSGVGLYAAKSLAQRGWFVVMACRDIPKMEQAAKELNIPRDNYCIEFIDLGSLDSVRRFVKNFRALGRPLTALVCNAAIYLPLLKEPLRSPDGYELSMATNHLGHFLLSNLLLEDLKNSPSPDRRLVILGTVTHNPDELGGKIPPRPDLGDLEGFAKGFKTPITMADGKKFESVKAYKDSKVCNVLTMRELHKRYHQSTGITFTSLYPGCVADTPLFRNHYPFFQQFFPWFQKNITGGYVSQELAGERVAMVVADPEYRQSGAYWSWGNRQKKEGKSFVQRVSPQARDEERGAKVWEYSAKLVGLA